Proteins from a genomic interval of Papaver somniferum cultivar HN1 chromosome 4, ASM357369v1, whole genome shotgun sequence:
- the LOC113274662 gene encoding uncharacterized protein LOC113274662 isoform X2: MPITRSQERGVSPHVWQSSDAGIPLKKRKFMFVRQPSPEPELGSSPRLESREEEQCIGNTSDSSCPTEFSGFHGCSSTEKSIPGKEEEGSAGGNVSLALNASGPTEVNRFHGCSSNEESILRKGEEGSAGRNVSLALNASGATEVNGFHGCSSIEESISGKGEQGSAGANVRLALTASGATKFSGFHGSSSNEESIPGNREEGPAGGNVSLALTASGPTEFSGFHGSSNNVLTVSAGFGSELSLQLAPSINPVPETGKEEVIRKIDCSMGVETDNSTNSIKTELLFVSKVSADMASAGEQTQRVCKDQDKLDPNKWNLGLPNGQKFSNSNDLKLALNSANDANRTHWDLNTTMETWEGSLKGAASVGRNGCTNAVDDVSARDVKPVIGSTQMVISKAEGSNVDLGKKILNKSKQQCGPDDLLRLGVHPSVPQSGLSLGLLSIPKEVDSSRVSSNLRLPERLVPPPKVNGIVKSEPSDEGSRLEPVVKPIPPKIVPLQGRTAETPKPAKIVPNSVNLRTLKSEPGQGVCVENPKIVEKVCMQSAIRPLNSLVPTPSVAVASDTRISHAVQFPIAGLSNLNQQGGRKVELVAKVIPPKIVPSQGCTAETHMPAKIVQTSVNPKGVEKLCMQSEIRPLNSVVHTPVAVAVASDPGTPITGGISPALQLPVAGVSNSNTKEAADHALLPAKKEMLLCGGVEQGATNNVPAAVGSLSRIASPDGKESKSADDTIGLPEKECLDVANPNDMESNLMDGHHSKPLENREASENDEKVDIPAEEECPSGNDCTSGGNHDTNAHDVENNDCENGEVQKTLEHSAIEEGIGQVLEGARNFPDDNRESASDVDMDISESDDCAEKSESILLDRKEEQCHNGVAFFNVPLPVESSIARTQEEFIKYVRQLDQAERELQRGSSVFSKTESHVNNEEIAKDVNAGGNKSRIINLPRASSNVSQSGESGKIPIEGMVFSSRNHGEGSNCAEFEDERFRGRGNREGRYMDPRFERKRNRDHQPFRSSGSEFRHSRGRVDNRVRNVRNEWDPEFSTEHGHGQSNFRFTRSKDNTSSKYEGSDFVPRGGRTVGTGRGRGRRKSLDNELQSYRHPPSRRRSPGGREGPVSRGIRIRRGPRDVSPDRCIPEDDPDLIGLRHEEKFIRVLPGEVMNKDFSRSQPQYERLQESFLHGNQRFLPMQRRIPLHMPRVHSKSPPRSRTRSPGPWLSPRRRSPDEFVGHPDLNNCRSPRLYRIERMRSPQRHPCFAEGMVVRRNGSPPQYITRPCNDSREMGSSRDLDHPRSYMRSRSPGQIVPRSARRFVVDPRERPETDELFAEAIHSGRFHDLLVSNGGEDDRRNGIERPGPVRSFHPPYNDNSDGANFHHHDEDGPPSRPYRFIAEVDGEIHERGNTRGRRFERGSLRGRGFERQIKNQPDKATPRTRSAEEQEESYWQSEQQNWHEMSPF, encoded by the exons ATGCCAATAACTAGATCTCAAGAG CGAGGAGTTAGTCCACATGTTTGGCAATCTAGTGATGCAGGTATTCCTCTCAAGAAAAGGAAGTTTATGTTTGTCAGGCAGCCATCACCAGAGCCTGAATTAGGGTCTTCGCCTCGATTGGAATCTCGTGAAGAAGAACAATGTATTGGAAATACTTCAGATTCAAGTTGTCCGACAGAATTTAGTGGGTTTCATGGTTGTAGTAGTACTGAGAAATCTATACCggggaaagaagaagagggttcAGCTGGCGGAAATGTTAGCTTGGCTCTGAATGCAAGTGGTCCGACAGAAGTTAATCGGTTTCATGGTTGTAGTAGTAATGAGGAATCTATACTGAGGAAGGGAGAAGAGGGCTCTGCTGGCAGAAATGTTAGCCTGGCTCTGAATGCAAGTGGTGCGACAGAAGTTAATGGGTTTCATGGTTGTAGTAGTATCGAGGAATCTATATCGGGGAAAGGAGAACAGGGCTCTGCTGGCGCAAATGTTCGCTTGGCTCTGACTGCAAGTGGTGCGACAAAATTTAGTGGTTTTCATGGTTCTAGTAGTAATGAGGAATCTATACCAGGGAACAGAGAAGAGGGTCCTGCTGGTGGAAATGTTAGCTTGGCTCTGACTGCAAGTGGTCCGACAGAATTTAGTGGTTTTCATGGTTCTAGTAATAATGTGCTGACTGTTTCAGCAGGTTTTGGTTCTGAACTTAGTTTGCAATTGGCACCTTCCATAAATCCTGTACCAGAAACAGGGAAAGAAGAAGTGATTAGAAAAATCGATTGTAGCATGGGTGTCGAAACTGATAATTCTACAAACTCAATAAAGACTGAATTGCTATTTGTTTCCAAAGTGTCAGCAGATATGGCTTCAGCTGGTGAGCAGACTCAAAGGGTATGCAAGGATCAGGATAAATTAGATCCCAATAAATGGAACTTGGGGTTGCCCAATGGTCAAAAATTCAGTAATAGCAATGATTTGAAGTTGGCCTTAAACAGTGCTAATGATGCAAATAGGACACACTGGGATTTGAACACTACGATGGAGACATGGGAGGGATCTCTGAAAGGTGCGGCTTCTGTTGGTAGGAATGGTTGTACTAATGCAGTAGATGATGTCAGTGCACGTGATGTGAAGCCTGTGATAGGCTCAACTCAGATGGTTATTAGTAAAGCAGAGGGCAGTAATGTTGATTTAGGAAAGAAGATCCTTAACAAGAGTAAGCAACAGTGTGGACCGGATGATCTCCTTCGTTTAGGGGTACATCCTTCGGTTCCTCAGTCAGGTTTGAGTCTAGGACTCCTGTCTATTCCAAAAGAAGTAGATTCAAGTAGAGTGTCATCTAATTTGAGGTTACCTGAACGGCTGGTGCCGCCACCTAAAGTCAATGGAATTGTCAAATCTGAACCATCTGACGAGGGTAGTAGACTTGAACCTGTAGTAAAACCGATACCTCCAAAAATAGTTCCGTTGCAGGGGCGTACTGCAGAAACACCTAAACCCGCAAAAATTGTACCAAATTCTGTAAACCTTAGAACACTCAAATCCGAACCAGGTCAAGGTGTTTGTGTTGAGAACCCGAAGATAGTAGAAAAAGTGTGTATGCAATCAGCGATTCGTCCTCTTAACTCTTTGGTGCCCACTCCTtctgttgctgttgcttctgaCACAAGAATTTCACATGCCGTACAGTTTCCTATTGCGGGGTTGTCAAATCTGAACCAACAAGGAGGTCGTAAAGTTGAACTTGTAGCAAAAGTGATACCTCCAAAAATAGTACCATCACAGGGGTGTACTGCAGAAACACACATGCCTGCAAAAATTGTACAGACTTCTGTAAACCCAAAGGGAGTAGAAAAATTGTGTATGCAATCAGAGATTCGTCCTCTTAACTCTGTGGTGCACActcctgttgctgttgctgttgcttctgaCCCAGGAACACCTATTACTGGAGGAATTTCACCTGCTTTACAGCTTCCTGTTGCAGGGGTGTCTAATTCTAATACCAAAGAGGCAGCAGACCATGCTCTACTACCCGCCAAGAAAGAAATGTTATTGTGTGGGGGAGTAGAGCAGGGAGCAACTAACAATGTTCCTGCTGCTGTAGGATCGCTTTCCCGAATAGCGAGTCCTGATggaaaagaatcaaaatcagCTGATGATACTATTGGTCTGCCGGAAAAAGAATGTCTGGATGTTGCTAATCCAAATGATATGGAATCAAATTTGATGGATGGGCATCATTCCAAACCTCTTGAAAATAGAGAGGCATCTGAAAATGATGAGAAGGTTGACATTCCTGCTGAGGAGGAGTGTCCGTCTGGAAATGATTGCACATCAGGTGGTAATCACGATACTAATGCACATGACGTGGAGAATAATGACTGTGAAAATGGAGAGGTTCAAAAAACTTTGGAGCATAGTGCAATTGAAGAAGGTATAGGTCAAGTACTTGAAGGTGCCAGAAATTTTCCTGATGATAACCGTGAATCTGCGTCAGATGTCGACATGGACATTTCTGAATCTGATGATTGTGCAGAAAAATCTGAAAGCATATTGCTAGACCGAAAGGAGGAACAGTGCCACAATGGTGTGGCATTTTTTAACGTACCTCTGCCAGTTGAATCGTCAATTGCCAGAACTCAGGAGGAATTCATTAAGTATGTCAGACAACTGGATCAGGCAGAACGAGAACTTCAAAGAG GTTCTTCGGTTTTCTCAAAGACAGAATCACATGTGAATAATGAAGAAATAGCTAAAGATGTTAATGCTGGAGGTAATAAAAGCAGGATTATAAATTTGCCTCGGGCATCATCTAATGTGTCACAATCAGGTGAATCTGGAAAGATTCCCATCGAAGGCATGGTTTTTTCGTCGCGGAATCATGGGGAAGGATCTAACTGTGCAGAATTTGAGGATGAAAGATTCCGTGGACGGGGAAATAG AGAAGGTAGGTACATGGATCCCAGATTCGAAAGAAAGAGGAATCGAGATCATCAGCCATTTCGTAGCAGTGGATCTGAATTTAGGCATAGCAGAGGAAGGGTTGATAACCGAGTACGAAATGTGCGTAATGAATGGGATCCTGAGTTTTCTACAGAACATGGTCATGGGCAATCTAATTTTCGCTTTACTAGGTCCAAAGATAATACTTCTTCCAAATATGAGGGCAGTGATTTTGTTCCACGAGGTGGGAGGACTGTTGGTACTGGTAGGGGAAGGGGAAGGAGGAAGTCCTTGGATAACGAGTTGCAAAGTTACCGCCATCCACCATCTAGGAGGCGATCTCCTGGTGGGAGAGAGGGGCCTGTGTCACGTGGTATACGAATTCGAAGGGGTCCAAGAGATGTTAGCCCAGATAGATGTATTCCTGAAGATGATCCTGATTTGATTGGATTGCGACATGAAGAGAAGTTCATAAGGGTTTTACCAGGCGAGGTAATGAATAAAGATTTTTCACGTTCTCAACCTCAATATGAGAGATTACAGGAGTCTTTTCTCCATGGAAACCAAAGATTTTTACCCATGCAGAGGCGGATACCGTTACATATGCCTCGAGTTCACTCAAAATCTCCTCCAAGGTCCAGAACACGCTCCCCTGGCCCTTGGTTGTCACCTAGAAGGAGGTCACCTGACGAGTTTGTTGGACATCCAGATCTGAATAATTGCCGCTCTCCTCGGCTTTACAGGATAGAGAGGATGAGATCTCCTCAACGGCATCCATGTTTTGCTGAAGGAATGGTGGTTAGAAGGAATGGTTCTCCTCCACAATACATTACCCGACCATGTAATGACTCGAGAGAGATGGGTTCATCAAGAGATCTTGATCATCCACGGTCATATATGCGCAGTAGGAGTCCTGGACAGATTGTCCCTAGGAGTGCCAGAAGGTTTGTTGTAGACCCTCGAGAAAGGCCGGAAACTGATGAATTATTTGCTGAAGCAATTCACTCTGGTAGATTTCATGATTTATTAGTAAGTAATGGAGGTGAGGATGATAGAAGAAATGGCATTGAGAGACCTGGTCCAGTTAGGTCATTTCATCCTCCTTATAATGACAATTCTGATGGAGCGAACTTCCATCATCATGACGAAGATGGCCCTCCTAGTAGGCCTTACAGATTCATAGCAGAAGTTGATGGTGAAATTCATGAGAGAGGGAATACAAGGGGAAGAAGATTTGAAAGAGGAAGTTTAAGAGGAAGAGGGTTTGAAAGACAGATTAAAAACCAACCAGATAAGGCCACACCCAGGACAAGGAGCGCTGAAGAGCAAGAAGAAAGTTACTGGCAAAGTGAGCAGCAAAATTGGCACGAGATGTCTCCCTTTTGA
- the LOC113274662 gene encoding uncharacterized protein LOC113274662 isoform X1, which produces MPITRSQERGVSPHVWQSSDAGIPLKKRKFMFVRQPSPEPELGSSPRLESREEEQCIGNTSDSSCPTEFSGFHGCSSTEKSIPGKEEEGSAGGNVSLALNASGPTEVNRFHGCSSNEESILRKGEEGSAGRNVSLALNASGATEVNGFHGCSSIEESISGKGEQGSAGANVRLALTASGATKFSGFHGSSSNEESIPGNREEGPAGGNVSLALTASGPTEFSGFHGSSNNVLTVSAGFGSELSLQLAPSINPVPETGKEEVIRKIDCSMGVETDNSTNSIKTELLFVSKVSADMASAGEQTQRVCKDQDKLDPNKWNLGLPNGQKFSNSNDLKLALNSANDANRTHWDLNTTMETWEGSLKGAASVGRNGCTNAVDDVSARDVKPVIGSTQMVISKAEGSNVDLGKKILNKSKQQCGPDDLLRLGVHPSVPQSGLSLGLLSIPKEVDSSRVSSNLRLPERLVPPPKVNGIVKSEPSDEGSRLEPVVKPIPPKIVPLQGRTAETPKPAKIVPNSVNLRTLKSEPGQGVCVENPKIVEKVCMQSAIRPLNSLVPTPSVAVASDTRISHAVQFPIAGLSNLNQQGGRKVELVAKVIPPKIVPSQGCTAETHMPAKIVQTSVNPKGVEKLCMQSEIRPLNSVVHTPVAVAVASDPGTPITGGISPALQLPVAGVSNSNTKEAADHALLPAKKEMLLCGGVEQGATNNVPAAVGSLSRIASPDGKESKSADDTIGLPEKECLDVANPNDMESNLMDGHHSKPLENREASENDEKVDIPAEEECPSGNDCTSGGNHDTNAHDVENNDCENGEVQKTLEHSAIEEGIGQVLEGARNFPDDNRESASDVDMDISESDDCAEKSESILLDRKEEQCHNGVAFFNVPLPVESSIARTQEEFIKYVRQLDQAERELQRGNIMTLASDVVTSTYTGFTSSDGMDVALALQENFNKKVSYLGAGSSVFSKTESHVNNEEIAKDVNAGGNKSRIINLPRASSNVSQSGESGKIPIEGMVFSSRNHGEGSNCAEFEDERFRGRGNREGRYMDPRFERKRNRDHQPFRSSGSEFRHSRGRVDNRVRNVRNEWDPEFSTEHGHGQSNFRFTRSKDNTSSKYEGSDFVPRGGRTVGTGRGRGRRKSLDNELQSYRHPPSRRRSPGGREGPVSRGIRIRRGPRDVSPDRCIPEDDPDLIGLRHEEKFIRVLPGEVMNKDFSRSQPQYERLQESFLHGNQRFLPMQRRIPLHMPRVHSKSPPRSRTRSPGPWLSPRRRSPDEFVGHPDLNNCRSPRLYRIERMRSPQRHPCFAEGMVVRRNGSPPQYITRPCNDSREMGSSRDLDHPRSYMRSRSPGQIVPRSARRFVVDPRERPETDELFAEAIHSGRFHDLLVSNGGEDDRRNGIERPGPVRSFHPPYNDNSDGANFHHHDEDGPPSRPYRFIAEVDGEIHERGNTRGRRFERGSLRGRGFERQIKNQPDKATPRTRSAEEQEESYWQSEQQNWHEMSPF; this is translated from the exons ATGCCAATAACTAGATCTCAAGAG CGAGGAGTTAGTCCACATGTTTGGCAATCTAGTGATGCAGGTATTCCTCTCAAGAAAAGGAAGTTTATGTTTGTCAGGCAGCCATCACCAGAGCCTGAATTAGGGTCTTCGCCTCGATTGGAATCTCGTGAAGAAGAACAATGTATTGGAAATACTTCAGATTCAAGTTGTCCGACAGAATTTAGTGGGTTTCATGGTTGTAGTAGTACTGAGAAATCTATACCggggaaagaagaagagggttcAGCTGGCGGAAATGTTAGCTTGGCTCTGAATGCAAGTGGTCCGACAGAAGTTAATCGGTTTCATGGTTGTAGTAGTAATGAGGAATCTATACTGAGGAAGGGAGAAGAGGGCTCTGCTGGCAGAAATGTTAGCCTGGCTCTGAATGCAAGTGGTGCGACAGAAGTTAATGGGTTTCATGGTTGTAGTAGTATCGAGGAATCTATATCGGGGAAAGGAGAACAGGGCTCTGCTGGCGCAAATGTTCGCTTGGCTCTGACTGCAAGTGGTGCGACAAAATTTAGTGGTTTTCATGGTTCTAGTAGTAATGAGGAATCTATACCAGGGAACAGAGAAGAGGGTCCTGCTGGTGGAAATGTTAGCTTGGCTCTGACTGCAAGTGGTCCGACAGAATTTAGTGGTTTTCATGGTTCTAGTAATAATGTGCTGACTGTTTCAGCAGGTTTTGGTTCTGAACTTAGTTTGCAATTGGCACCTTCCATAAATCCTGTACCAGAAACAGGGAAAGAAGAAGTGATTAGAAAAATCGATTGTAGCATGGGTGTCGAAACTGATAATTCTACAAACTCAATAAAGACTGAATTGCTATTTGTTTCCAAAGTGTCAGCAGATATGGCTTCAGCTGGTGAGCAGACTCAAAGGGTATGCAAGGATCAGGATAAATTAGATCCCAATAAATGGAACTTGGGGTTGCCCAATGGTCAAAAATTCAGTAATAGCAATGATTTGAAGTTGGCCTTAAACAGTGCTAATGATGCAAATAGGACACACTGGGATTTGAACACTACGATGGAGACATGGGAGGGATCTCTGAAAGGTGCGGCTTCTGTTGGTAGGAATGGTTGTACTAATGCAGTAGATGATGTCAGTGCACGTGATGTGAAGCCTGTGATAGGCTCAACTCAGATGGTTATTAGTAAAGCAGAGGGCAGTAATGTTGATTTAGGAAAGAAGATCCTTAACAAGAGTAAGCAACAGTGTGGACCGGATGATCTCCTTCGTTTAGGGGTACATCCTTCGGTTCCTCAGTCAGGTTTGAGTCTAGGACTCCTGTCTATTCCAAAAGAAGTAGATTCAAGTAGAGTGTCATCTAATTTGAGGTTACCTGAACGGCTGGTGCCGCCACCTAAAGTCAATGGAATTGTCAAATCTGAACCATCTGACGAGGGTAGTAGACTTGAACCTGTAGTAAAACCGATACCTCCAAAAATAGTTCCGTTGCAGGGGCGTACTGCAGAAACACCTAAACCCGCAAAAATTGTACCAAATTCTGTAAACCTTAGAACACTCAAATCCGAACCAGGTCAAGGTGTTTGTGTTGAGAACCCGAAGATAGTAGAAAAAGTGTGTATGCAATCAGCGATTCGTCCTCTTAACTCTTTGGTGCCCACTCCTtctgttgctgttgcttctgaCACAAGAATTTCACATGCCGTACAGTTTCCTATTGCGGGGTTGTCAAATCTGAACCAACAAGGAGGTCGTAAAGTTGAACTTGTAGCAAAAGTGATACCTCCAAAAATAGTACCATCACAGGGGTGTACTGCAGAAACACACATGCCTGCAAAAATTGTACAGACTTCTGTAAACCCAAAGGGAGTAGAAAAATTGTGTATGCAATCAGAGATTCGTCCTCTTAACTCTGTGGTGCACActcctgttgctgttgctgttgcttctgaCCCAGGAACACCTATTACTGGAGGAATTTCACCTGCTTTACAGCTTCCTGTTGCAGGGGTGTCTAATTCTAATACCAAAGAGGCAGCAGACCATGCTCTACTACCCGCCAAGAAAGAAATGTTATTGTGTGGGGGAGTAGAGCAGGGAGCAACTAACAATGTTCCTGCTGCTGTAGGATCGCTTTCCCGAATAGCGAGTCCTGATggaaaagaatcaaaatcagCTGATGATACTATTGGTCTGCCGGAAAAAGAATGTCTGGATGTTGCTAATCCAAATGATATGGAATCAAATTTGATGGATGGGCATCATTCCAAACCTCTTGAAAATAGAGAGGCATCTGAAAATGATGAGAAGGTTGACATTCCTGCTGAGGAGGAGTGTCCGTCTGGAAATGATTGCACATCAGGTGGTAATCACGATACTAATGCACATGACGTGGAGAATAATGACTGTGAAAATGGAGAGGTTCAAAAAACTTTGGAGCATAGTGCAATTGAAGAAGGTATAGGTCAAGTACTTGAAGGTGCCAGAAATTTTCCTGATGATAACCGTGAATCTGCGTCAGATGTCGACATGGACATTTCTGAATCTGATGATTGTGCAGAAAAATCTGAAAGCATATTGCTAGACCGAAAGGAGGAACAGTGCCACAATGGTGTGGCATTTTTTAACGTACCTCTGCCAGTTGAATCGTCAATTGCCAGAACTCAGGAGGAATTCATTAAGTATGTCAGACAACTGGATCAGGCAGAACGAGAACTTCAAAGAGGTAATATAATGACATTGGCTTCTGATGTAGTAACAAGCACATACACAGGATTTACCTCAAGTGATGGTATGGATGTGGCACTTGCTTTACAAGAGAATTTCAATAAAAAAGTAAGTTATTTGGGTGCAGGTTCTTCGGTTTTCTCAAAGACAGAATCACATGTGAATAATGAAGAAATAGCTAAAGATGTTAATGCTGGAGGTAATAAAAGCAGGATTATAAATTTGCCTCGGGCATCATCTAATGTGTCACAATCAGGTGAATCTGGAAAGATTCCCATCGAAGGCATGGTTTTTTCGTCGCGGAATCATGGGGAAGGATCTAACTGTGCAGAATTTGAGGATGAAAGATTCCGTGGACGGGGAAATAG AGAAGGTAGGTACATGGATCCCAGATTCGAAAGAAAGAGGAATCGAGATCATCAGCCATTTCGTAGCAGTGGATCTGAATTTAGGCATAGCAGAGGAAGGGTTGATAACCGAGTACGAAATGTGCGTAATGAATGGGATCCTGAGTTTTCTACAGAACATGGTCATGGGCAATCTAATTTTCGCTTTACTAGGTCCAAAGATAATACTTCTTCCAAATATGAGGGCAGTGATTTTGTTCCACGAGGTGGGAGGACTGTTGGTACTGGTAGGGGAAGGGGAAGGAGGAAGTCCTTGGATAACGAGTTGCAAAGTTACCGCCATCCACCATCTAGGAGGCGATCTCCTGGTGGGAGAGAGGGGCCTGTGTCACGTGGTATACGAATTCGAAGGGGTCCAAGAGATGTTAGCCCAGATAGATGTATTCCTGAAGATGATCCTGATTTGATTGGATTGCGACATGAAGAGAAGTTCATAAGGGTTTTACCAGGCGAGGTAATGAATAAAGATTTTTCACGTTCTCAACCTCAATATGAGAGATTACAGGAGTCTTTTCTCCATGGAAACCAAAGATTTTTACCCATGCAGAGGCGGATACCGTTACATATGCCTCGAGTTCACTCAAAATCTCCTCCAAGGTCCAGAACACGCTCCCCTGGCCCTTGGTTGTCACCTAGAAGGAGGTCACCTGACGAGTTTGTTGGACATCCAGATCTGAATAATTGCCGCTCTCCTCGGCTTTACAGGATAGAGAGGATGAGATCTCCTCAACGGCATCCATGTTTTGCTGAAGGAATGGTGGTTAGAAGGAATGGTTCTCCTCCACAATACATTACCCGACCATGTAATGACTCGAGAGAGATGGGTTCATCAAGAGATCTTGATCATCCACGGTCATATATGCGCAGTAGGAGTCCTGGACAGATTGTCCCTAGGAGTGCCAGAAGGTTTGTTGTAGACCCTCGAGAAAGGCCGGAAACTGATGAATTATTTGCTGAAGCAATTCACTCTGGTAGATTTCATGATTTATTAGTAAGTAATGGAGGTGAGGATGATAGAAGAAATGGCATTGAGAGACCTGGTCCAGTTAGGTCATTTCATCCTCCTTATAATGACAATTCTGATGGAGCGAACTTCCATCATCATGACGAAGATGGCCCTCCTAGTAGGCCTTACAGATTCATAGCAGAAGTTGATGGTGAAATTCATGAGAGAGGGAATACAAGGGGAAGAAGATTTGAAAGAGGAAGTTTAAGAGGAAGAGGGTTTGAAAGACAGATTAAAAACCAACCAGATAAGGCCACACCCAGGACAAGGAGCGCTGAAGAGCAAGAAGAAAGTTACTGGCAAAGTGAGCAGCAAAATTGGCACGAGATGTCTCCCTTTTGA